The genomic DNA AAAGGGACTGATCAGACCCTTTATGGGACCTATTAATTAATATGTCGCTAAATCGGCGGCATGCCTGAATTCCAGTAATCGACATAAATCAATGTGGGAGCGAGCTTGCTCGCGATAGCGACGGGTCTGCTTGCATCAATGCTGAATGTGCCGCCGCCTTCGCGAGCAAGCTTTGCTCCCACAGGTCTTGCTCAAACAGGTCCAGCCCAAACAGGTCTGATGGGTGTACACCGCCCGCAAGAGCCAGGCCGGCTGTCAAGCCGCCATCGCGAGCAAGCTCGCTCCCACAGTGGAGATGTGCATGGTTCAGGGTTTGTGGTGCTGAACCAACCCCGCCGCCACCACCAACTCCTCCAACGCCAGCAGATCCGGCACTTTCGCCACATGTTCACCCACCTGTACCGCCGCCTGCTCCAACCCGCACAGCGGCACGTCGACGTAGCTCAACTGGCTGTCGAGCTTGCAGGAGCGCGGGATGCCTTGCACCAGCAGGGCGATGAAGCGTAACTCCGGCCGCCCGCCCAGGGCATTGAGCACGACGATGCGCACGCGCTCGCCCATCACGGTTTTCTGGCCGCAGGCCGACTCGAAGCTCAGTAGCGGGATCTGCCGTTCGCGCCAGCTCACCCAGCCCAGGAACCACGGCGGCGTGTCCAGATCGAAGGCGCTGCTTTGGTAGTCGATCAGTTCGGCCACCGCCACGTTGGGCAGGATCAGATGCCGGTCGGCCAGGGGCAGCAGCAACCCGGTGAGGTGGCTGGCGCGATGTTCATGCATGGTTTTTGCTCCAGTAGGCGATGCTGTCGAGCAGCACCGATTCCTGGTACGGCTTGCCCAGGTAGTCGTTGACGCCGATGGCCATGGCGCGATCGCGGTGTTTCTGGCCGGTGCGGGAGGTGATCATGATGATCGGCAGGTGCGCCAGGCGTGGGTCGTTGCGCACTTGCGTGGCCACTTCGAAGCCGTCCATGCGCGGCATCTCGATGTCCAGCAGCATCAGGTCCGGCGCGTGTTCGGCCAGCAGCGCCATGGCATCCACGCCGTCCTTGGCGGTCAGGACGTGCATGCCATGGCGCTCCAGCAGGCGGCTGGTGACCTTGCGCACCGTCACCGAGTCATCCACCACCAGCACCAGCAGTGGCCGTTGCGGTTCGCCCTCGCCTTCAGCCGGCACTTGGCGGCGCGGGACCTGGTGGGGCAAGGCGCGGATCGGCGCCAGCAGGTCGAGAATCAACACCACCCGGCCGTCCCCCAGGATCGTCGCCCCGGACAAGCCCTGCACCGCCGAGAATTGCGGCCCCAGGCTCTTGACCACGATCTCCCGGGTTCCGGCGATAGCGTCCACCTGCACAGCCACGTGCCGCTCGTTGCACTGCACCAGCAGCACCGGTAACGGTTGGCTCTGGCCCAGCAACTTCGGCCGTGCGCCGGTTTTCAACAGCTCGCCCAGGTAGCACAGCTCATAGCGTTGCCCGGCGTAGGTGTAGGTCGGCGGATCGAGTTGGTAATAGCCATCCAGCTCGGCGGGCAACACCCGGACAATGCTTTCGATGGCGTTCAGCGGGATCGCGTACTGATCTTCGTGACAATGCACCATCAACGCCCGGTTCACCGCCACGGTAAACGGCAGGCGGATGCGGAAATGCACGCCCTGCCCCGGCGTGGAATCGATGATCATGCTGCCGCCCAACTGCCGCACCTCTTCGTGGACCACGTCCATGCCGACGCCACGCCCGGAGATCTGGGTGAGTTTTTCCGCAGTGGAAAATCCCGGCTGCAGGATGAACTGCAGCACGTCGCGGTCGCTGATGTCACTGTCCGGCGCCAGCAGGCCACGCTTGATCGCCTTGCTCCGCACCGCCTCCAGCGGCACGCCGGCACCGTCGTCACGGATGTCGAAAATGATGTCGCCACCTTCCCGGGACAGGTCGAGGCTGATGCGCCCTCGCGCCGGCTTGCCGGCGGCGATGCGCACGTCGGCCGGTTCCAGGCCGTGGTCGACGGCGTTGCGCAGCATGTGTTCCAGGGGCGCGGCCATGCGCTCCAGGACGTTACGGTCCATCTCGCCGTCGGCATTGCCGACCACGAACTCCACGTCCTTGCCCAGCTCTTGCGCCACTTGCCGGACGATGCGCTTGAGCCGCGGCAGCATGCGCTCGAACGGCACCATGCGCGTGCGCATCAGGCCTTCCTGGAGTTCGGTGTTGATCCGCCCCTGCTGTTGCAGCAGGACCTCGGCATCGTGATTGCTGCGATCCAGGGTCTCCTTGAGTTCGAGCAAGTCCGAGGCGGACTCGAACAGCGCCCGGGACAACTGCTGCAACTGGGAATGCCGGTCCATCTCCAGCGGGTCGAACTCTTCGTAGCCCAGGCGCTCGGCCTCCACCTGCTGGCGGCTGAGAATTCGCCCCTGGGTTTCGGTATCCAGGCGCCGCAACTGGTCGCGCATGCGCTCGATGGTGGTTTCCATTTCGCCCAGGGCCACGCGTGCGTCGTTGACCTGCTGTTCGATGCGCCCACGGAAAATCGACGTTTCGCCCGCCAGGTTCACCAGGTCGTCGAGCAGTTCGGCCGAGACCTTGACCATGTCCGCACCGTCGCCCGCTGCGCCGGGGTCTTGTCTGGCGGGGGGCGCCGCTGGCTGACTGGCGATGGGCGCAGTGATCGGCTCCGGTGTCGGGACAGCCTGTGGTGCAGCACTTTCCTGGGGATGATTCACCGCCTGGATCTGCGCGATCAGCCGATCAGCCAGCGGGCACGAATGGCCGGCGCGCACCGCGTCGAGCATCTGCGCCAGTCGGTCATGGCTGCTTTGCAGCAAGGCGAACAGCGCCGGGGTCGGCTGGAGCAGGCCCGCCGACAGGCCTTCATAGAGGTTTTCCAGCTCGTGGGCCAGATCGCCGATGGGGACGATTTCCACCATCCGCGCGCCACCCTTGAGGGTGTGCAAATCCCGCAGCAGGGTTTCCACGGCCTGGCGATTGGACGGTTCTTCCTGCCAGCGCAGCAGCGCCGCGCCTGAACTGTCGAGGATGTCGAAACCTTCTTCCCAGGAAGATTTCCAGCAACTCGGGATCATGGCCGGCACCGTCGGCTCGGGTCGCGGCGCTCGTCTCGATGGCGTTCGGCTTGTCCTGGCGGAACCTGCGGATGGAGTCGATCAGCGCAACGGGATCGCCCAACGGCTGGCCCTGTTGCAACTGCCCGAGCAACAGGTCCAGGCGTTCGTGGCTGCTGCCGAGCAGTTGCGCCAGCTCCTCGCTGTAGCTGTAGCGCCGATCCACCAGCCCCTCGTAAAGGTTTTCCAGCTCCTGGGCCAGGTCGCTCACCGGGCGGATGTCGGCCA from Pseudomonas beijingensis includes the following:
- a CDS encoding chemotaxis protein CheW, translating into MHEHRASHLTGLLLPLADRHLILPNVAVAELIDYQSSAFDLDTPPWFLGWVSWRERQIPLLSFESACGQKTVMGERVRIVVLNALGGRPELRFIALLVQGIPRSCKLDSQLSYVDVPLCGLEQAAVQVGEHVAKVPDLLALEELVVAAGLVQHHKP